From Acidianus brierleyi:
AAAGAATAATGAGGTCGTACTAGGATTATTAGTAGTTGGAAAAAAGAATTAATGTCTAAAAGTGCATATAAGTCGATGCCTTATGTCCATTTTTAAGAAGCACTGCTTTAGCCTTAATAGTTCTTGTTGATTTAGCTGAAAATTTGCCATCCTAGGAGTGTGTATTTTTACTTCTTCATAACTAAGAGTTTATTAGAAACGCTAACATTCCTTAGTAGTTCCTATATAAGGATTTACTACTGTAGACCATGTTCTTTTAGAAAGAAAGTGTAAAATTTCAACTACATTAAATAATATCTTACTTGAGCATCTAAGAGTTTATTTATGTTCATTATTTAATATAAATATCTACAGTACCAGTACAAGGTTCTTAACATTAAATATAGGCAATTAATATTATAATATTATGTGATAGTTTAATTACAAAATCGATTTTGGTAATCTATATTTTGAGATCTCATCTTATTACAAAAGGATTATGTTAGTTAATGGATAAAGGAAAACTATAGTACAGTATTTTGATTCAAAGAGTTTTTGATGAAGTATCTTCAATTTATATAAATACTTAAAGAATTTGATAGAGTAAAGCTAACATAATCCAAAGAAATATCAGATCCGTAAGTAGACATAAAGATATAATTTCTGGATAAAATTAATTCTTATTTATTTAATCCTATATCTTCACAATTCTTAGTCTTATTTCATTATTATAGATAATCTTAAGCAGAGGCAAATATATCCATTTTAATCATCGTAATTCTAAAATATAGCCGTAATATAACTAATTCAGTGAATATATTTGATTATAAGAAAAAAATATAACAATATTTACCAAGTTAGAATAAGAATTGCATACTAACGTTTAATAACTTTAATAGATTTTTTCCTATTATTGTCTTATAATTGGTTCTTAATATTCTCATTTTACTTTTTTTATTCCTTAAGCAGTTTTCTAGAAAAGAGCTATATCAAATGTTTTTTCTTAACGTGTAATACGCAAGGAAGGTATTACTTTCAATTAACGATTTGATTAAAAATACCACTATTTCTTTTGAATTTCACGTCTTTTACTTTCTCTATCTGGGAATCTCATAATACAGAGTATAGTTAACTTCCAGTTATCTTGTCATTTCAAGAAGAGTTATAACTAAACTATAAAACATCCTACAATCCCTAAATTTAAGTCTTTTACGTTATTTTCTCTTTATCCATTACTTCCAATGTACAAAGAAAAATCTTATAAAATTTGTAGAAAAAATGGATATCTCATATATATTCTGAGTCTTTAGTATTTTAAATCACTAAATTCACTAATAACGGAGTATAATTCATTAATACTCTATTTCTATTCTATAAAACTCCTTCTTTTCAGAAGTCTAGAGAGAAGAAGACGTAGATAAGTATACATTTAGCTTTAAATATACAGCCAAAAATTTTCCATGATATGATATAATATGATCAAATATATAAATGTATATCTACCTAAACTAAAATAGCCTACTTATTATCAAACTGATTTTCTTACCCATAAAACACCCTATTAACCTAATGATTTACCTTCTTAGCTAATTTTCTCTAGATAATAGTAAACATAATTCATAATTAGTTTATATAGTCTAAATAAATATATCACTGAAGTAACCTTATTAGATTTCTTGCAAATATTCCTACAGAGAAAATGAACAGATCTATATTTTTGAAAAATCGTTATTATGAAGAAATATTATGTTATTATTGACGAATCTCATGGCAGTAATGTTTTCGTTTAAGCCTTGACTATAATTGTCAAGATCTACGTTATACTTCTTTTGACTATAAAGGTAAAGAAGATATCTCCGTTTATTCTTAATAGAAGTTAATAACTCTCTCGTTCTTTAAGGTACTAACTATAATCTTTATCCGGATTTTGAAAGATGATTTTAATTTACTAAACGTCTTTATTAACTGATTAGATTTTTATTAATTTTAACTTTAGAATATTTGCATTTAGAATTCTACTCTATAAAATCTCTTTTAGTGTGAATTCACCACCAAAATTCTTCAGTCTTTAACGTATAATCCTTTGAATATACTACAAGCAAAACTTTATCCTAACGAGTATCAAATAGGAATTTATGAGTTATATCTAATGCTTTAAAGGATAAGATGTTACTGTAAAGCTCATTGTAAATTCAACACTGTAGTCTAAAGGACCTAATAAAATATTGACATTTAGATTCTAAGAAAGTATAATAACATGAACAAAATAACTTTGTATGATTTTTAAACAATCTTTATATTTTTATATATTCAGATAAAAATATTGGTACAAAATATGAACTTATACTTGGACTTTTATTAACTCTGTTCATCCATTAAGTATGGAGCAATATATTTCTCAAGCAAACACGATAGATTTCATAGTATTCTTTGCAGTAATTATTTATATAACAGTAAGAAGACTAAGGCCTAGAAAATTTAGACCAACAAGAATGTACATATGGCCAGTAATATATGTCCTTTTAGTTATCTTCTTTGCAACAGAAATCAATGATCCTTTAATGTATTTAGCTCTCCTAATTTTAGGAATTTTAGGATATTTGCTTGGAAATAAATTCCTGGAAAACGGCGAGATAGAATTTTTCTATAATAGCGGAAGACTGTATTATAAGTGGCCCTATTCTATAACAATCTTATGGTCAATATTATTTCTAACTAGAATATTCTTAGAATTTATAGGTGAAGGAAATATTCTTTTATTAAGTATAGTAGATTTTCTTCTATCCCTAAATACAGGTCTGCTTGTCTCTGCATCTTTTAAAACAATTAAGGAAGCTAAACGATACAGATATATCTAAACCTTTTCGCTATAGAACTAAAAATTAAACAATGTTAAAGATAGATTTTAATATAAAAACTCTGGACAACATTTTTATGAACATTAAACTCATCCTTACAGTTTTAACATTAGGAACACTAATGGCAGCAGTTGACACAACAATAGTGCTATTAGCTTTACCTACAATGACTATAGATCTTCATACAGATCTTTACTCCTCCATTTGGGTTTTATTAGCATATTTACTTATCCTTGCAATACTTTCCACTCAATCTGGAAGAATTGGAGATATATTAGGAAGGTCAAGAATATATAATCTAGGTTTCGTAATTTTTACTGTAGCATCAGCATTATGTGGATTATCACCAGACGTTTATCTTTTAATATTCTTTAGAGTACTTCAAGCTATAGGTGGAGCATTATTGACAGCCAACAGTTATGCTATAATAGCAGATACTTTTCCACCTAATCAAAGAGGAAAAGCTTATGGAATAACATCGCTTGGATGGAATGTGGGAGCTTTACTTGGCATAGTATTAGGAGGGATACTAACTACATTTCTAGGATGGAGATTTATATTCTACATAAATGTTCCAATAGGAATAGCAGCAGTTATTTTAGGCTTAAGAGAAATTAAAGACATTAACAGAGTAAATACTAAACTAGATATATCTGGTGCACTAATACTTGGAGTGTCCTTGACCCTAATTTCATTAGGCGCAATGTTTATAGCAGGTTCTGGAGTTTCACTAGATTACATTACAGAAATCATAATAGGACTAGCCCTCATTCCCCTATTTATTTATAACGAAACAAAAGTTAAAATTCCTATAATAAATCTCAATGTATTTAAAATAAGGATACTTTCTTTCTCTCTAATGGCAAGTTTATTACAAGGAATAGGAGCTCTCTCATTAACTTTCTTATTAATAATGTATTTACAAGGAGTTAGAGGATTGTCCCCATTATACTCATCATTACTATTAACTCCAGGCTATGTTATAGCAAGCATTTTAGCCCCATTTATGGGAAGAATAGCAGATAGAGGAAAACCTGGAACATTAGCTGGAACAGGTCTCATTTTAACATTCATTTCATTAATGATATATTATTTTATTTTGACTCCTTTTACTCCCTATTATATTATTCTGGCAATTACAGCAATAACTGGAGCAGGTTCATCAATGTTCTGGCCAGCAAACGCTACAGCAGTAATGTTTAGTGCACCTAGAGAATACTATGGTGCTGTTTCAGGAATTTCAAGAACTTTAGGTAGTATAGGAACTACTTTCAGTTACGTTTTAAGTATTACAGTAGCTACGCTAGTAATTCCCAGATATGTAGCGTTTGAAATATTTTTAGGCACTAATGTTCTCAATGGAGATATAAGCAATACTTTTGTATCAGGCCTTCATTTTGCTTTCCTAGTATCAGCTATTATAATTCTAGCTTCTGCAATTCTTTCAATATTGGGTGGAAACACTGCACAAAAGGTTCAAAAGAGATAAATCGTTGCTTTGTGGATTAGTTGAATTTTCTTATATCTTGAACTAGTTAGTTCAAGATAAATTTTGGGACGATTAAAGTAAGTTTAACGTTATTTCTGAGAAAAAAAGGAAGTCAATAAAGCATGTTGCTATATTCTATCTTAAAATGGCTAATCATCTTGTAGTGATCTTGCTTGATTATTTTTAGATGTTATGCTTTACGCAATTTTAGAGTAAATAACTGTTATACTTAAAAAATACAGAAAAGTATTTAGCTATAGAAGGAGAAAAGAAATACATGGGAATATTTGACAAAATGAAAAAGAACGTTAGTGATGTTATAAACACTACTGAACATAGATTAACTGGAAGACCTCCAGTAAAAGGCAAATTCATCACAAATATCCCAAAGGCATTAATGGTTGAGGATTGGTATTGGGACGAGGAAGGCGTTTTTACTTTGGAGAAGAAGCCAGGACTTTTAAGTTCTGGTATAAAAAAGGGGAAAATAATAAGATGGCAAGAGATTGACGATATAATACCATTAAACGTTAGTCAAACATCTAATTATAGTGCTTTTGGATTATCTGGAGAGACAAATATGATAGGAGATTGGGTGATTAAGAAAAAGGACGGAGCTACAGTTACTATAAAATATGTAATAGACCCAATAAATAGGGCAGAAGCTTTTAAGAAAATTTACCTAAATAAAAAATAATTTTCTAATCTCTTACTTTTTGCTTTAATATAAAATAAGATTTACTGATAACTAATCTATGAGTTATGTAATCTTAATTGCTCTTTTGTTTATAAATAATCTTACTCAATCATGTAATCCATTATATTCTTTAGATAAGTAATTATCATGCCAAAACAAACGGAAAAATATTTAGCTATAGAAGGAGAAAAGAAATACTGAAACGAGGATAGGGGAAGTTCTGAGTATAATATTGTATGTATTAGCAGCATTATTTATTCTGGGGGGTATCGGTCTAATGGCATCACCTCCTTCTCCAGCTTCAACTATGGGTGCAATAGTGGGCTTTGGTTTCGGTGCATTATTTATCATATTAGGAATTATAGCCTCAAGGAAAGAATCAGCCAACTCGGAAAAATTAACTCTTATAGCTGGAAAAGGATTATTTTCACCCTGGTATTATATTGGGAAGGAAGGAATATACAAGGGAAAGAAACTGTTACTCGGATGGAATGAAATCGCTAATATTTTTGTTATTCATGAGTACGAGATAACTAAATCAAATCTAAGTGTAAGGACATTACAAACTGGTGTTCCTTCTATGAGCGGAACTATCTATAAAATGGGAACTTTTAGAGTGATAACTAAGGATGGTAGAGAAATAGATATTAAGAATGTTATAAACCCAAAAGAAATTTTAGAATATATAAAAAACGTCTATTTAAGGACCCTCTAAAGTACAATAATTTCTTCAATTTTGCGAAAAAGATCTTTAGAATATTGTTAATTTTGTCATGGTGTAGAGTAAGTGTGATAACGTCCCCTTAAATTTTTGCATACTCCTACTCGTGATCTTGTCCCGCATGTTAGATCGTGGGGAACGTTTAGCCAGTCTATGAGGGTTTTTACTCCCATGTTCACTTTTGGCTTGTATTGTTTTCTTTGTTCTCTTTATACAAATTTTACAAGAGTAAAGCTTGTCTTCTTGTTTAGGAGTGTTGTTCGTGAAAATCACCGTAGGAGGTTCCACATGCTTTGCCTCTAACATGGCTAGGCGATGGCTTGAAGAGCCGAAGGAGTTCATATTGGCTAAGTTATTAATGATATTATGCTCA
This genomic window contains:
- a CDS encoding MFS transporter, giving the protein MNIKLILTVLTLGTLMAAVDTTIVLLALPTMTIDLHTDLYSSIWVLLAYLLILAILSTQSGRIGDILGRSRIYNLGFVIFTVASALCGLSPDVYLLIFFRVLQAIGGALLTANSYAIIADTFPPNQRGKAYGITSLGWNVGALLGIVLGGILTTFLGWRFIFYINVPIGIAAVILGLREIKDINRVNTKLDISGALILGVSLTLISLGAMFIAGSGVSLDYITEIIIGLALIPLFIYNETKVKIPIINLNVFKIRILSFSLMASLLQGIGALSLTFLLIMYLQGVRGLSPLYSSLLLTPGYVIASILAPFMGRIADRGKPGTLAGTGLILTFISLMIYYFILTPFTPYYIILAITAITGAGSSMFWPANATAVMFSAPREYYGAVSGISRTLGSIGTTFSYVLSITVATLVIPRYVAFEIFLGTNVLNGDISNTFVSGLHFAFLVSAIIILASAILSILGGNTAQKVQKR